A stretch of DNA from Esox lucius isolate fEsoLuc1 chromosome 18, fEsoLuc1.pri, whole genome shotgun sequence:
TTGATGACATCATAGACGCCCGATAACCATGACGTCGACCACCTCGCCCTTGTGCAGCTCCACGTATTGCTCTGTTTTCGGAGGTAGCATCAGGAGGCCGTTGGCACTTCGCATGCTCATAAGCCTACTGCTCACCTGGTTTCCTgcagaatggagggagggaggtggggagggaggaaaaggaaGGAGGGTGACAGTAACCGCACGTTAGGCTCTCTGCTGTTACCACACATGTCCGGGATAATCTAACCCATGAGAGCATGACAACCTCCCCAGGACAGCACACAATGGAGTGTCCACTAATACTACACTAACTGTAGCCCTTTATCCTCTTGAGCCCTATAGTGAATCAATTAGGCACTGCATGCGATCCAAAAGAAGGTAGAAATAGACACAGCCAGAGGTTAGACTGGAGCACTGTGGCTAACCCCTCTACAACTGCCCAtcaacacacaaccattctGCTATTCATTGATAGTCCGTAATGGAGATCATTGATCAGTTCACTGATAGTCCGTAATGGAGATCATTGATCAGTTCACTGATAGTCCGTAATAGAGATCATTGATCAGTTCACTGATAGTCCATAATAGAGATCATTGATCAGATCAGTGCTAGTCCTGAATACAGACCATTGATCAATTTGAGTCCTTTATTGAATCTGTGACCAAACATGCAGACTAGTGTAACAGTGTATCGCTCCGTCCAGCCGTGCCCAATAAAATAGACTAAAAGAGGAACAGAGTGGAATTGCTTGGGTACCTGTGCTCTGGGCCCATGGCAGAGGCTCCTGGTGGTGCCAGGTCAGAATGCAGCGGTGGTACTCAGGGCGAGGGTCCAGCTTCACGTCACACGACAACTACCAGGAAACCACAGAATCAACATAGCTCACAGTGTTGACATCACACACTCCCAGTGGGTGTCACTATGAGTATGTCATGTAAGAGGAAATTATCATCAAAAGCCGCCCATTGAATTACTTGTCACGTGTGCATGCATTTTATGTACTGGTGGTCCCAGGAATTGAAACCACTAGCCTGGGTTTGCAGTCACCTTGCTCTGCTAGCTAAGCTAGGGAGGACCACAACCATCCATAACCTGTCCTTCACCGGGACACAACTATTGTCAGCGCGCATATGTAGTCACGCCCAAGGAGTCCTGTGTGATCATGTGAGCCGGACTTTACAAATTCTGGAGGAAATAAGGCCTCAAGGTGTCTACACCACATGGTTGAAGTCACATGACTAAAGGTCAAGTGACTCCGCATCCAGGTACTctttggattttctttttctctaacTGCATTACGAGGGGAGATCCGAAACCTCTCCCCTCTGAGTTTTCCCAGTCCGTGTGGAGAGGAGCAatcagggagagacagacacctCCTGGGCCTTCTTACCCGGGCTTTAATGATGGTGGGCCGTGGGTCCAAGATTCCCTGCATCTTCCTCAACGCCGGGATGACGAAGAGGTTACACGTCACCACAGCGGACACGGGATTACCTGGGCCAGGGGGGGACAGAGGAAAAAGAAGAGTGAGTTAAAAACGAGCCTGGAAATGAGTGTCtgattctctctttctctttactTTACACACTACCTGGGAGGGCAAAGATTAGTTTGCGAGCACCGTCCATGTCCAAAGTGGCAAAGGTTGTTGGGAGACTGAAAggatgtggagaaaaaaaaaatacggtCATGATCCATCCCAGCCTCCATCCACCCATCAATCAGTCcatccaatcaatcaatcataccCGGGTTTCATGAAGACCCGTCCAAAGTGGATCTGAGCATGCAGATCAACATCCAGCACCTGTTTCAGATAATCCTGTAAAAGAGGATCACACATGTTGGAGTCTTCCAAGCTACATAAAGTACAAACAAtagacaaaaaaatgtatttgccacCAAATTGGAGGAACGGGATAAAAAACTGTTCCATGGGCAGTATGTTCAGCTAAGTAACATCATGTATATGTAAGAAAACAGCAGTAAagacaaaaatgtgaaacagaGCCATTtatgttttccaaagacaagaTTGGATATTCTTAACACTATTTTAAACATGTGCATGTAAATTCCCCATCTCAACCACAAGGTGCCAGCATAATGCAATGTCATACCCAATGACCATTCATACTCACTATTTGCTCACATACCTTCTCTCCCATAGACACCCCCCCGGAGGTGATAATGACGTCAGCCCGGCTGATGCCTTCATTCAGGGCATTCAGGAGGTCATCTGGACTGTGGGGCCGATAGACAGAGAACAGTTACCAGTTACCATCAAACCCCTGAAGAGTAGGACAGGAGGAGTACGTGAAGCGGTGGGACggaaaggatggaacgggagggATGGGACGAGGACGACGAGAAAGACACGGAGAAAGAAGAGACGACCGGTGGAGGAAAATGAACCAAATGGGGAGGGACAGGAATGTCAATGAGAGGAGTGTGAAGTCCTACTTGTCTCCCACGATGCCCAGGTTGATGGTGGGGTATCCGTGCTCCTGAATGGTAGCCAGCAGTGTTGAGCGGTTACTGTCCCTGATCTTCCCCGGGTGGAGGTCATCCTCTGGGTTCAATAGCTACAGACAGCATGGACATGTTCATTAGGCACCAACTGAAGCAAGAAGGGGCTACCTGGACCTGTCCAAtgtcaatttttattttttttggtttctgcCGCCAAATATTTGAAAGGCCATTTGCAGTCGCTCCAATCTCAATAATAGACGTTGCCCACCTCGTTGCCAGTGGACATGACAGCCACCACGGGGAACTTCTGAACCTCCACTTCGGTCACTCCCACGGTGGCCAGCAGGCCAATCTCAGATGGGCCCATGTGGGTTCCCTTGGACAGAACACACTCCCCACGCTTGATGTCATGACCTATGGGCCTGGAGGGCAGGCAAGGGGGTTTACATGAATGTCATTCAGGGACaccaatacagacacacacagacacacacacagacacacctgatGTCTTGCCCTGGACGGGCCTGTACGAGGATCCGCACCTCCAGCTCCTCGGTGCCCTGAGAAGGAAACAAAGCACTATGATGTGACGTCATCACACCAATCAGTCACCTGTACAACTGTCCCATTTAAAATACTCTGCTCTGGTGTTGGGTGTGAAGAAACCTTCAGAAGGACCTAGCATTCTCTATCTGCTGCTTAAGTCACTTTCTATCATACAAAATCCCAGCCTCCTTCCACTAACACCAGGAAACCTCTCAGCCTCCTCCTCACTCCTTCAGCTTCCCCCTCCCACCCGCCATCTTCCCTCTCTGCTGATTACTTTGTCATTCACTTTCAACAGAAGGTTGATGATATCCGTACCTTCTTCAACTGAGGCTTGTGGGCCCAATGGCAACTCCCACACTAAGCTTGCCCTGTCGACACTCTATCCCCTCTTACCTTCTCAAGGCCATCTCTGGGGACCTCCCGTTCCTCACATCCATCATTAACTCATTCCTGACCACTGGCTGTGTGCCAGTGACTTCAAGATTGCCACTTCTGGTAGGTACCATGGCTTGGTTCGGGgtctactcctctctctcctctatacACATAATCCCTTGGCTCTGTCATATCCTCAAATGGTCTTTCTTATCACTGCTATGCAGGTGACACTttatttctcctcctcccttctgACACCCAGAAGACAACATTCATCTCTGTGTGCATGGCTTGGATGACGGCCGACcacctcaagcttaaccttAATAAGACAGAGCTGCTCTTCTTCAGCATCAAGACCCGTCCGCTCCAGGACATGTCCGCCAGAGTTGACAACTGCAAAGTGTCCTACTCTCGGAGTGCAAAGAACCTTGGCATAACCCTAGACGACACCGTGTCGTTCTTGTCTAACATCAAGGCAGTGACTCActcctgcaggttcatgctcGACAACATTCGTTGAGTACGACcttacctcacacaggaagcAGCTCATGTACTCATCCAGGTGTTTGTCATCTCACGTCTGGATTGCTGCAATTTACTCTGGATTACTGCAATTTATTCAGAAAGCAGTGGCCTGCCtagtgttcaaccttcccaagttcTTCAATGACACCTGTTACTTTCTACTTTCCGCTGGCTTCTAGTTGAAGTTTGCATCTGCTACAAGGCCATGGTGTTTGCCTATGCAGCAACAAGAGGAGGTTCTCCTCCCAACCTCCAGGCagtgctcaaaccctacatccctataTATAAATGTTGGTGAACATTACACCTGACACTAAATTGTCTAGCCTGGGGTCTAAGCCCCCCCTGTCCTGGATTGTAGCCCATCTATTTTTCTGGAACTAATGACATGCTGTTGTCTAGAATGACATGCTATAAGGCCTAGATCCAAGCCAAGATGGTTCTATCAACAGTACTGTCCTAACCCTAGAGCCTAGGCCGTGGAACTAGAAACTAGAAGAACCTAGGCTGTAGTCTCTGACTAGGGTCAGGGCCTAGGGGTCAAAGGTTAGACTCACGTCCTCTGACTCGCGGAGCAGCTCTGTGTCTTCCACCTGCACCACTGCATCGGCCCCGCAGGGGATGGGAGCCCCCGTGGTCACCCGCATCACCTGGCCCGGCATCACCGTGTGGGTGGGCttcagggagagagacagaggctgcCGTGaaaaactcacacacacgcacacacatgtacacagaggTGAAAAGACAGACACTCACAGgacactttattaggtacacctgctCATTAACGCAAATAGTCCAACAGGCAATCCTGTGGCTGCGACTGAATATATAAAGAATTCAGCTGACCTCCTGGGATTATCTTACATTACAGTCTCTCTCAAGTTTACAGAGAACGGTGCAAAAAACATCCCTCGAGCAGAAGTTCTGTTGGCAAAAACAGCTAGCTAATGAGAGAGGCCAGAGGAGAATGACTCAatcaagctgacagaaaggcctcaaataaccactctttacaacaGTGTGCAGAAGGCCAACACTGAACGCACAACGCTTTAAACCTTTAAGGAGGAGGCAAAAGGAGGCCTACCTGATACTAGATACCgtaggtgtacctaataaagtggctgGGGACTGAATCTGGAGAATGTCCCCTTGTGTGATTGCAGAATcagaaaacattaaacatttataacatGTGTCTAAGCATTACAGTGAGTCATTCAAGACATCCAACAATCTAACATTTCCAGGGAAGCAGACACATTGGAACACATTGCAGTAAGAAATTGCCCATTTGACTGTTACTTATGTTTTCTTGATATAAATGTTCACCCTGAATAATACACGTCTATAGGCCTATATAAAGCATAGAATAACAAGGTTTGTACAGACATTTTGTACAGACATTGGAATGGGGTCGTTCAAGCACTCTTAAGTATCTTACTGTAATACTGCTCTAGGACAAAAAtagataataaaatatttgacttCCCAATGATATTAtgcattaacatttaaatgattaCTACATTCTACAATgtgacagaaaaacatgtacattGTCTGAACATCTACATATCCCTGGCAGTTTCATGCAGACACCTGGCCTTCTATGGACTCCACACAGAAAACCCCTGAATGaatttgtgtgtttgggtgtgtgggtgtgtgtgggggtgtgtatgtgtatgggcAAACCTGTTCTCCAGCCTGGGACTCTCCGATGATGAAGCGGTCACCTGGGCCATCAGCcgctgaaaaaaataaaagaaaacattaatgtaatatggatgtctgtttaatttaaaaaaaaatgtttttaggtAAAAGTAGTGTTGTGAGGCCATAACATTAAATCACATCACGCAGGTCTGGAAACTGGTATCTTTGTAAATTTGTGGTGAAATTATCAACCACATTGCTATTCATAGTGCTGTATTTCCTCTACAGCTTATCTCTTTGATTAGCAGAAAATTAGATATGGAGCTGCATTGTCCAGTCAAAGATAGGCGgtagactaaaaataaaaggcacATTTTCTTTAGTAATAGGTCTCTCCTATTTTACAGGCCAACAGTAACTCGAGACCTAATAAAAGTTTATGAAACTAGGAAACATCAAGAAAATagttcatactgtatatttatatgtattatatttatttctttgtactggaatatatttattttacaggacCTTCTAAATGCTTTCATGTTTTGGGAGGATACCCTATCctaggtgttagggttaggtttgatTGGTTAGCATTAGGGTAAGGAAACATATTCTTAAAGGGAAATCCATTTTTATTGCCACATAAAGATAGCTGTGctgaacatgtgtgtgtatgtgttacaGTGCAGTAAAGTAGAGAACAATACCCACCTCTCACAGCATAACCATCCTTGACAGAGGCAGGAAATGGTGGCAGGTTGTCTTTGGCATAAATGTCCTGAGCCAGGACTCGACCCATCCCATctaaaaagagagaaggagacagggggagagaaatggggaagaggatagagagaaaagaaaacatgttgaaCAAAGTGGGagaaggggaaggagagagaggacaggaaatgggagagagagagaggagagagcatgTGATTCAGATGAAGATATGGAGAGACATATGTGccggaggtgtgtgtgtgtgtaagacggAGTGTGTGACACCTCTCATCAGATCTTTGTGGATGACTCACCACCCGAACAGAAaagcaagcaaacacacacacacacacacacacacgtatacaaaCACGCGCCCACACACTCGTGCATACATATACGCATGCAAACATACTAGGCTCACCCATACTGGGAACACAATCTAATGTGAAGTTAAAACCCATtaacaaattacttttttaaaCCTTTTATGTTGTGTTGAATGTGCAATTTGTTGTTTCTATTCGCATAATCTATAATCCAACTAGAATCACTATTCTACCTCGTATTGTGGTCTTTAGATGACACGTCCAGCCCCACCGGTCAGTCTCCCAGACTGACAGGACACAGTACGTGAAGACGGGTAGACATGTTTCGGATTCTTTACCCCTCAGCACCGAATGTGTGCTCTCATCCCTCAACTTACTCCACACCAACGGCCAAACCTCCCACAATGCATCTGTCGAGCTACTGAAGTTTGTAGATGACACCACTCTGGTCGGTCTCATCACTGAGCCTTTGTGGAGGTCTACCTGCTGGTACACTGGTTCAGTCAAAATAATCAGGAACTAAACACTGACAAAACCACAGAGGCGGTGGTTGACTTCAAGTAACGCACCCTATCTTTACCCTCTGAGACTGGGGATGTCCATATGGCAGGTGGGGGGCACGTGGGCAATACAggtaaaacatttccaaaacaacCGGCCATGTGATCAGTTCCTTTCCCTGTTCTGTGGCACTCAAAAACCAGCCATCAGTCCTGAAAAGACTAACAAGACAATATTCACCACATCAAACCACCTCCAAACTGAACACGTGCACTATATTGCCCTCGAACTCTGCTCAGCTCACTGCATTTAGATGTACTGTACAGAAACTAGAAAAGAGTGCAACAAGTGTAGATCCATGCATCCATCCTTCGGAGCACGTGGCAATGTTGATTCTGAATGCCGGAAACACAATTCCCACACGAGTCACTCAAATCAAGCTGTTTCACAAACTAAACTAGTTCTAAAagtagaaataaaaataaatatatatatatatatatatatatat
This window harbors:
- the gphnb gene encoding gephyrin b isoform X15, encoding MASDGMILTNHDHQIRVGVLTVSDSCFRNLAEDRSGINLKDLVHDPSLLGGFISAYKIVPDEIDEIKETLVDWCDEKELNLILTTGGTGFAPRDVTPEATKEVIEREAPGMSVAMLMGSLNVTPLGMLSRPVCGIRGKTLIINLPGSKKGSQECFQFILPALPHAIDLLRDAVVKMKEAVDELEDLPSPPPPLSPPPNSSPHRQTEDKGVQCEEEDDEKKDSGVASTEDSSSSHITAASIAAKIPDSIISRGVQVLPRDTASLSTTPSESPRAQATSRLSTASCPTPKVQSRCSSKENILRSSHSAVDITKVARRHRMSPFPLTSMDKAFITVLEMTAILGTEIINYRDGMGRVLAQDIYAKDNLPPFPASVKDGYAVRAADGPGDRFIIGESQAGEQPTHTVMPGQVMRVTTGAPIPCGADAVVQVEDTELLRESEDGTEELEVRILVQARPGQDIRPIGHDIKRGECVLSKGTHMGPSEIGLLATVGVTEVEVQKFPVVAVMSTGNELLNPEDDLHPGKIRDSNRSTLLATIQEHGYPTINLGIVGDNPDDLLNALNEGISRADVIITSGGVSMGEKDYLKQVLDVDLHAQIHFGRVFMKPGLPTTFATLDMDGARKLIFALPGNPVSAVVTCNLFVIPALRKMQGILDPRPTIIKARLSCDVKLDPRPEYHRCILTWHHQEPLPWAQSTGNQVSSRLMSMRSANGLLMLPPKTEQYVELHKGEVVDVMVIGRL
- the gphnb gene encoding gephyrin b isoform X10, coding for MVSDSCFRNLAEDRSGINLKDLVHDPSLLGGFISAYKIVPDEIDEIKETLVDWCDEKELNLILTTGGTGFAPRDVTPEATKEVIEREAPGMSVAMLMGSLNVTPLGMLSRPVCGIRGKTLIINLPGSKKGSQECFQFILPALPHAIDLLRDAVVKMKEAVDELEDLPSPPPPLSPPPNSSPHRQTEDKGVQCEEEDDEKKDSGVASTEDSSSSHITAASIAAKVTNGEIPDSIISRGVQVLPRDTASLSTTPSESPRAQATSRLSTASCPTPKARLPSCSSTLSIAEASRREFRAHLDEVITLKSRYSTLDQLQCRLEGLKDDRRSHRTFSSRVQSRCSSKENILRSSHSAVDITKVARRHRMSPFPLTSMDKAFITVLEMTAILGTEIINYRDGMGRVLAQDIYAKDNLPPFPASVKDGYAVRAADGPGDRFIIGESQAGEQPTHTVMPGQVMRVTTGAPIPCGADAVVQVEDTELLRESEDGTEELEVRILVQARPGQDIRPIGHDIKRGECVLSKGTHMGPSEIGLLATVGVTEVEVQKFPVVAVMSTGNELLNPEDDLHPGKIRDSNRSTLLATIQEHGYPTINLGIVGDKPHSPDDLLNALNEGISRADVIITSGGVSMGEKVCEQIDYLKQVLDVDLHAQIHFGRVFMKPGLPTTFATLDMDGARKLIFALPGSNPVSAVVTCNLFVIPALRKMQGILDPRPTIIKARLSCDVKLDPRPEYHRCILTWHHQEPLPWAQSTGNQVSSRLMSMRSANGLLMLPPKTEQYVELHKGEVVDVMVIGRL
- the gphnb gene encoding gephyrin b isoform X14; the protein is MASDGMILTNHDHQIRVGVLTVSDSCFRNLAEDRSGINLKDLVHDPSLLGGFISAYKIVPDEIDEIKETLVDWCDEKELNLILTTGGTGFAPRDVTPEATKEVIEREAPGMSVAMLMGSLNVTPLGMLSRPVCGIRGKTLIINLPGSKKGSQECFQFILPALPHAIDLLRDAVVKMKEAVDELEDLPSPPPPLSPPPNSSPHRQTEDKGVQCEEEDDEKKDSGVASTEDSSSSHITAASIAAKVTNGEIPDSIISRGVQVLPRDTASLSTTPSESPRAQATSRLSTASCPTPKVQSRCSSKENILRSSHSAVDITKVARRHRMSPFPLTSMDKAFITVLEMTAILGTEIINYRDGMGRVLAQDIYAKDNLPPFPASVKDGYAVRAADGPGDRFIIGESQAGEQPTHTVMPGQVMRVTTGAPIPCGADAVVQVEDTELLRESEDGTEELEVRILVQARPGQDIRPIGHDIKRGECVLSKGTHMGPSEIGLLATVGVTEVEVQKFPVVAVMSTGNELLNPEDDLHPGKIRDSNRSTLLATIQEHGYPTINLGIVGDNPDDLLNALNEGISRADVIITSGGVSMGEKDYLKQVLDVDLHAQIHFGRVFMKPGLPTTFATLDMDGARKLIFALPGNPVSAVVTCNLFVIPALRKMQGILDPRPTIIKARLSCDVKLDPRPEYHRCILTWHHQEPLPWAQSTGNQVSSRLMSMRSANGLLMLPPKTEQYVELHKGEVVDVMVIGRL
- the gphnb gene encoding gephyrin b isoform X13; protein product: MASDGMILTNHDHQIRVGVLTVSDSCFRNLAEDRSGINLKDLVHDPSLLGGFISAYKIVPDEIDEIKETLVDWCDEKELNLILTTGGTGFAPRDVTPEATKEVIEREAPGMSVAMLMGSLNVTPLGMLSRPVCGIRGKTLIINLPGSKKGSQECFQFILPALPHAIDLLRDAVVKMKEAVDELEDLPSPPPPLSPPPNSSPHRQTEDKGVQCEEEDDEKKDSGVASTEDSSSSHITAASIAAKVTNGEIPDSIISRGVQVLPRDTASLSTTPSESPRAQATSRLSTASCPTPKVQSRCSSKENILRSSHSAVDITKVARRHRMSPFPLTSMDKAFITVLEMTAILGTEIINYRDGMGRVLAQDIYAKDNLPPFPASVKDGYAVRAADGPGDRFIIGESQAGEQPTHTVMPGQVMRVTTGAPIPCGADAVVQVEDTELLRESEDGTEELEVRILVQARPGQDIRPIGHDIKRGECVLSKGTHMGPSEIGLLATVGVTEVEVQKFPVVAVMSTGNELLNPEDDLHPGKIRDSNRSTLLATIQEHGYPTINLGIVGDKPHSPDDLLNALNEGISRADVIITSGGVSMGEKVCEQIDYLKQVLDVDLHAQIHFGRVFMKPGLPTTFATLDMDGARKLIFALPGSNPVSAVVTCNLFVIPALRKMQGILDPRPTIIKARLSCDVKLDPRPEYHRCILTWHHQEPLPWAQSTGNQVSSRLMSMRSANGLLMLPPKTEQYVELHKGEVVDVMVIGRL
- the gphnb gene encoding gephyrin b isoform X11 — protein: MASDGMILTNHDHQIRVGVLTVSDSCFRNLAEDRSGINLKDLVHDPSLLGGFISAYKIVPDEIDEIKETLVDWCDEKELNLILTTGGTGFAPRDVTPEATKEVIEREAPGMSVAMLMGSLNVTPLGMLSRPVCGIRGKTLIINLPGSKKGSQECFQFILPALPHAIDLLRDAVVKMKEAVDELEDLPSPPPPLSPPPNSSPHRQTEDKGVQCEEEDDEKKDSGVASTEDSSSSHITAASIAAKVTNGEIPDSIISRGVQVLPRDTASLSTTPSESPRAQATSRLSTASCPTPKARLPSCSSTLSIAEASRREFRAHLDEVITLKSRYSTLDQVQSRCSSKENILRSSHSAVDITKVARRHRMSPFPLTSMDKAFITVLEMTAILGTEIINYRDGMGRVLAQDIYAKDNLPPFPASVKDGYAVRAADGPGDRFIIGESQAGEQPTHTVMPGQVMRVTTGAPIPCGADAVVQVEDTELLRESEDGTEELEVRILVQARPGQDIRPIGHDIKRGECVLSKGTHMGPSEIGLLATVGVTEVEVQKFPVVAVMSTGNELLNPEDDLHPGKIRDSNRSTLLATIQEHGYPTINLGIVGDKPHSPDDLLNALNEGISRADVIITSGGVSMGEKVCEQIDYLKQVLDVDLHAQIHFGRVFMKPGLPTTFATLDMDGARKLIFALPGSNPVSAVVTCNLFVIPALRKMQGILDPRPTIIKARLSCDVKLDPRPEYHRCILTWHHQEPLPWAQSTGNQVSSRLMSMRSANGLLMLPPKTEQYVELHKGEVVDVMVIGRL
- the gphnb gene encoding gephyrin b isoform X12 — translated: MASDGMILTNHDHQIRVGVLTVSDSCFRNLAEDRSGINLKDLVHDPSLLGGFISAYKIVPDEIDEIKETLVDWCDEKELNLILTTGGTGFAPRDVTPEATKEVIEREAPGMSVAMLMGSLNVTPLGMLSRPVCGIRGKTLIINLPGSKKGSQECFQFILPALPHAIDLLRDAVVKMKEAVDELEDLPSPPPPLSPPPNSSPHRQTEDKGVQCEEEDDEKKDSGVASTEDSSSSHITAASIAAKVTNGEIPDSIISRGVQVLPRDTASLSTTPSESPRAQATSRLSTASCPTPKARLPSCSSTLSIAELQCRLEGLKDDRRSHRTFSSRVQSRCSSKENILRSSHSAVDITKVARRHRMSPFPLTSMDKAFITVLEMTAILGTEIINYRDGMGRVLAQDIYAKDNLPPFPASVKDGYAVRAADGPGDRFIIGESQAGEQPTHTVMPGQVMRVTTGAPIPCGADAVVQVEDTELLRESEDGTEELEVRILVQARPGQDIRPIGHDIKRGECVLSKGTHMGPSEIGLLATVGVTEVEVQKFPVVAVMSTGNELLNPEDDLHPGKIRDSNRSTLLATIQEHGYPTINLGIVGDKPHSPDDLLNALNEGISRADVIITSGGVSMGEKVCEQIDYLKQVLDVDLHAQIHFGRVFMKPGLPTTFATLDMDGARKLIFALPGSNPVSAVVTCNLFVIPALRKMQGILDPRPTIIKARLSCDVKLDPRPEYHRCILTWHHQEPLPWAQSTGNQVSSRLMSMRSANGLLMLPPKTEQYVELHKGEVVDVMVIGRL